From Juglans regia cultivar Chandler chromosome 6, Walnut 2.0, whole genome shotgun sequence, the proteins below share one genomic window:
- the LOC108995870 gene encoding abietadienol/abietadienal oxidase produces the protein MREIFSGVWPYMIAVLFFIAFLTRLYRNKNVEKTIYRLPPGRRGWPLIGDSFNWYNAVASSHPPRFVEEQVKRFGKIFSCSLFGKWAVVSADPNFNRFIMQNEGKLFQSSYPKSFRDLVGKNGVITVQGEQQRKLHAIASNMMRLDKLKFNFLKDIQMVMLQTLSNLHNNQVIFLQDVCRKARNIYVAINLMVNQLLGVTSDSEVNEMAQLFSDFVDGCLSVPINIQGFTYHTAMKAREKIIRKINKTTEEHRQEGALPVGSGVLGRLVEEESLPDDAVADFIINLLFAGNETTAKTMLFSVYFLTHCPRAMNQLRDEQESLRSKCNGEELTWQDYKAMSFTQCVIDETLRLGGIAIWLLREAKEDVTYQDFVIPKGCSVVPFLSAIHLDENVYEGALTFNPWRWMNPQNEEKRNWRNSPFYAPFGGGARFCPGAELARLQIALFLHMFVTKYRWTQLKEDQMSFFPSARLVNGFQIRLSRR, from the exons atgagggagatTTTCTCAGGAGTATGGCCTTATATGATTGCAGTGCTGTTTTTCATTGCTTTTCTCACAAGATTATACCGAAACAAGAACGTAGAGAAGACAATATACAGACTGCCCCCTGGAAGAAGAGGCTGGCCATTAATCGGGGACAGCTTCAACTGGTATAATGCAGTTGCAAGTTCTCATCCCCCTAGATTTGTTGAAGAACAGGTCAAAAG GTTTGGGAAGATATTCTCATGCAGCCTTTTTGGAAAATGGGCTGTGGTCTCAGCAGACCCAAACTTTAATCGATTCATAATGCAAAACGAAGGGAAGTTATTCCAGTCCAGCTATCCGAAATCATTCAGAGATTTGGTGGGAAAAAATGGGGTAATCACGGTGCAAGGAGAGCAACAAAGAAAACTCCATGCCATTGCCTCCAACATGATGCGCCTAGACAAGCTAAAGTTCAATTTCTTGAAAGACAttcagatggttatgcttcaaaccCTGAGCAATCTCCACAACAATCAAGTCATTTTCCTGCAGGATGTTTGCAGAAAGGCAAGAAACATATAT GTTGCTATCAATCTTATGGTAAATCAGCTACTGGGAGTCACCAGCGATTCAGAAGTAAATGAGATGGCTCAATTGTTCTCTGACTTTGTGGATGGCTGCCTATCTGTTCCAATAAACATACAGGGTTTCACTTATCACACTGCCATGAAG GCAAGAGAGAAGATTATAAGAAAGATAAACAAGACAACAGAGGAGCACAGACAAGAAGGTGCATTACCAGTTGGCAGTGGTGTACTTGGGAGACTAGTAGAGGAAGAAAGCTTACCCGATGATGCCGTAGCAGACTTCATCATCAATCTCCTCTTTGCAGGGAACGAAACAACTGCTAAAACCATGCTTTTTTCTGTTTACTTCCTCACTCATTGTCCCAGAGCAATGAACCAACTTCGG GATGAACAAGAAAGTCTAAGGAGTAAGTGTAATGGAGAAGAACTTACATGGCAGGACTACAAAGCAATGTCTTTCACTCAATGC GTTATTGATGAAACGCTTCGCCTTGGGGGCATTGCAATTTGGCTACTGAGGGAGGCAAAAGAAGATGTAACTTACCAAG ATTTTGTTATTCCCAAAGGGTGCTCAGTGGTTCCATTTCTTTCTGCAATTCATTTGGATGAGAATGTGTATGAGGGAGCTCTAACATTCAACCCTTGGAGATGGATGAACCCTCAAAATGAG gaAAAGAGAAACTGGAGAAATAGCCCATTCTATGCTCCCTTTGGAGGAGGCGCTAGATTTTGTCCTGGAGCAGAGTTGGCTCGCCTGCAGATTGCTTTATTTCTCCATATGTTTGTGACTAAATACAG GTGGACCCAACTTAAGGAAGATCAGATGTCCTTCTTCCCCTCTGCTCGGTTGGTAAATGGCTTCCAAATCCGCTTATCTAGACGCTAA
- the LOC108995863 gene encoding uncharacterized protein LOC108995863 has translation MATRVESFGPYFVCGGVDHLAQECLAFAEMRGMYEKQCNVLGMYKKPFAPFYDTYNPGSHNHPNFSWKSKNQKPAQPPSTYHTPYHASSSSRNSLEDAIHAFIEAQSKTNQKFESLIMQEVNSIVTRSDKSLHILTTDKSEDVEKDQSNDGAELPKETEVIKSSVKVPFSQTLKSGMRTLDSSNEILENLRQVKINLPLLHVIKHVHTYTKVLKDLYTVKRKHHVKKTTFLLEQLDLGEFKPISIMLQLADHSVKKPRGIVEDVLIQIDKFYYHVDFLILDTSSVVDSSSKILLILGRHFLATANALINCSNGLMKLSFGNMTLEVDIFHIGKHSIEDDECHQIYMIDVVIDEGLHTTHDYDPLEYFLVNSEFNTSRDSYDVVDICIIYYETQDYRTQSW, from the exons ATGGCTACTCGTGTAGAGTCCTTTGGACCGTATTTTGTGTGTGGTGGGGTAGATCACCTGGCTCAAGAGTGCCTCGCATTTGCTGAAATGAGGGGAATGTATGAGAAACAATGTAATGTCTTAGGTATGTACAAGAAGCCTTTTGCACCTTTCTACGATACCTACAATCCGGGGTCGCATAATCATCCCAATTTTAGTTGGAAATCTAAAAACCAGAAGCCTGCACAGCCACCTAGCACTTATCATACACCGTATCATGCATCTTCCTCTTCTAGGAACTCCTTAGAAGATGCTAtacatgcttttattgaggcacagagtaaaactaatcaaaagttTGAGTCTTTGATTATGCAG GAGGTCAATTCCATTGTGACACGAAGTGATAAGTCCTTACACATCCTAACAACTGATAAGTCAGAAGATGTTGAAAAGGATCAAAGCAATGATGGTGCTGAGTTGCCCAAGGAAACCGAGGTAATAAAGAGCTCAGTTAAGGTaccattttctcaaactttaaaatctGGTATGCGAACTTTGGATTCTAGTAATGAAATCTTGGAGAACCTCAGGCAAGTAAAgatcaatcttcctcttttgcatgttattaaacACGTTCATACTTATACAAAAGTTCTCAAAGACTTGTATACAGTTAAGAGGAAgcaccatgttaagaagacaACATTTCTACTAGAGCAA CTTGATTTGGGTGAATTTAAGCCCATTTCTATTATGCTTCAATTGGCTGACCATTCTGTTAAGAAACCGAGAGGGATAGTTGAAgatgttttgatccaaattgaTAAGTTTTATTATCATGTTGATTTCTTAATCCTTGATACTAGTTCAGTTGTTGACTCTAGTTCTAAAATCCTCTTAATTTTAGGTAGACATTTCCTTGCTActgctaatgctcttattaaTTGTAGTAATGGTCTAATGAAGCtctcttttgggaatatgactCTTGAGGtggatatttttcatattggaAAACATTCAATAGAGGATGACGAGTGCCACCAAATATACATGATTGACGTAGTCATAGACGAGGGACttcacacaactcatgattATGATCCCCTTGAATATTTCCTTGTTAATTCTGAGTTTAATACTAGTAGGGATTCATATGATGTTGTTgatatttgtattatttattatgaaactCAGGATTATAGAACACAGTCTTGGTAG